The following are from one region of the Fusobacterium sp. FSA-380-WT-3A genome:
- the rsxA gene encoding electron transport complex subunit RsxA: MDFGKLFSIIITSIFIQNYVFGKVLGICPYMGVSKKVESSIGMGMAIIFVITISSGITWTIYQYMLVPFGLEYLQTIMFILIIASLVQFVEMAIQKLSPNLYNALGVYLPLITTNCVVLGVAILNIQEGYNFIETIFNGFGAAVGFSLALLLLAGIRERIEYSDIPEPFKGVPIAFLTASCLAMAFMGFSGMQI; encoded by the coding sequence ATGGATTTTGGAAAATTATTTAGTATAATTATAACTTCTATCTTTATCCAAAACTATGTTTTCGGTAAAGTATTAGGAATTTGTCCATATATGGGAGTTTCTAAAAAAGTAGAATCTTCTATTGGAATGGGAATGGCAATAATATTTGTCATAACAATATCTTCAGGTATAACATGGACTATATATCAATATATGTTAGTTCCATTTGGATTAGAATATCTACAAACAATAATGTTTATATTAATAATAGCATCATTAGTTCAATTTGTTGAAATGGCTATTCAAAAGTTATCACCTAACTTATATAATGCTTTAGGAGTATATTTACCACTAATAACTACTAACTGTGTTGTTTTAGGAGTTGCTATTTTAAATATCCAAGAAGGATATAACTTTATAGAAACAATTTTTAATGGATTTGGTGCAGCTGTAGGATTCTCTTTAGCTTTATTGTTATTAGCAGGAATAAGGGAGAGAATAGAATATTCTGATATTCCAGAACCATTTAAAGGAGTGCCAATTGCATTTTTAACAGCAAGTTGTTTAGCTATGGCATTTATGGGATTTAGTGGAATGCAAATATAA
- the rpsN gene encoding 30S ribosomal protein S14 → MAKKSMIARDVKRAALCDKYAAKRAELKKRVLEGDTEAMFELNKLPVNSSAVRQKNRCQIDGRPRGFMREFGISRVKFRQLAGAGLIPGVKKSSW, encoded by the coding sequence ATGGCTAAAAAGTCAATGATCGCTAGAGATGTTAAAAGAGCGGCACTTTGTGATAAATATGCAGCTAAAAGAGCTGAATTAAAGAAAAGAGTGTTAGAGGGAGATACTGAGGCAATGTTTGAATTAAACAAATTACCAGTAAACTCTTCAGCTGTTAGACAAAAAAATAGATGTCAAATTGATGGAAGACCAAGAGGATTCATGAGAGAATTTGGAATTTCAAGAGTTAAATTTAGACAATTAGCAGGTGCAGGATTAATTCCTGGAGTAAAAAAATCATCTTGGTAA
- the rplW gene encoding 50S ribosomal protein L23, giving the protein MTAYDIIRKPLITEKTELLRREHNKYTFEVNRKANKIEIKKAVEEIFNVKVAEVATVNIKPVTKRHGMKLYKTQAKKKAIVKLASGTISYFKEA; this is encoded by the coding sequence ATGACAGCTTATGATATCATAAGAAAACCTCTAATCACTGAAAAAACTGAGCTTCTAAGAAGAGAGCATAATAAATATACTTTTGAAGTGAATAGAAAAGCAAATAAAATTGAAATAAAAAAAGCTGTAGAAGAAATATTCAACGTTAAAGTTGCTGAAGTTGCTACAGTAAATATAAAACCTGTAACAAAAAGACATGGTATGAAATTATACAAAACTCAAGCTAAAAAGAAAGCAATAGTAAAATTAGCTTCTGGAACAATTTCTTACTTTAAAGAAGCATAA
- the rpsJ gene encoding 30S ribosomal protein S10 has protein sequence MMANKLRIYLKAYDHMLLDQSAKKIAEVAEKSGAEIVGPMPLPTKIKKYTVLRSVHVNKDSREQFEMRIHRRMVEIKNSTQKTISSLTAVNLPAGVGIEIKQA, from the coding sequence ATAATGGCTAACAAATTAAGAATCTATTTAAAAGCTTATGATCATATGTTATTAGATCAATCAGCTAAGAAAATAGCAGAAGTTGCAGAAAAGTCTGGTGCTGAAATAGTAGGACCTATGCCACTACCAACAAAAATAAAAAAATACACTGTATTAAGATCAGTACATGTAAACAAAGATTCAAGAGAGCAGTTTGAGATGAGAATTCACAGAAGAATGGTTGAAATCAAAAACTCTACTCAAAAAACAATATCATCATTAACAGCGGTTAACTTACCAGCTGGTGTTGGAATTGAAATTAAACAAGCGTAA
- the rplP gene encoding 50S ribosomal protein L16 has protein sequence MLMPKRTKHRKMFRGRMKGSAQRGNTVAFGDYGLQALEPAWITNRQIEACRVGINRTFKREGKTFIRIFPDKPITARPAGVRMGKGKGAVEGWVCVVKPGRMMFEVSGVSEELALAALRKASMKLPIKCKIVKKENGGEN, from the coding sequence ATGTTAATGCCTAAAAGAACAAAACATAGAAAAATGTTTAGAGGAAGAATGAAAGGTTCTGCTCAAAGAGGAAACACTGTAGCATTTGGAGATTATGGATTACAAGCTTTAGAACCAGCTTGGATAACAAATAGACAAATAGAAGCATGTAGAGTTGGAATAAACAGAACATTTAAAAGAGAAGGAAAAACATTTATAAGAATATTCCCTGACAAACCAATTACAGCTAGACCAGCTGGAGTGAGAATGGGAAAAGGTAAAGGAGCAGTTGAAGGTTGGGTTTGCGTAGTAAAACCTGGAAGAATGATGTTTGAAGTTTCTGGTGTAAGTGAAGAATTAGCATTAGCAGCTTTAAGAAAAGCTTCTATGAAATTACCTATTAAATGTAAAATAGTAAAAAAAGAGAATGGCGGTGAGAATTAA
- the rplD gene encoding 50S ribosomal protein L4, whose protein sequence is MAVLNIYNLAGAQTGTVEVKDSIFGIEPNKVVLHEVLTAELAAARQGSACTKTRAMVRGGGRKPFKQKGTGRARQGTIRAPHMVGGGVVFGPTPRSYEKKVNKKVRVLALKSALSVKCANGDIVVLDGVVETPKTKTIVALTKELNATTKQMFVVNDLTTANDYNLFLAARNLENAVVFQPSELGIYWLLKQNKVIITKEALATIEEVLG, encoded by the coding sequence ATGGCAGTTTTAAACATATATAACTTAGCAGGAGCACAAACTGGAACTGTTGAAGTTAAGGATTCTATATTTGGAATAGAGCCAAATAAAGTAGTTCTTCACGAAGTTCTTACTGCAGAACTAGCAGCTGCTAGACAAGGAAGTGCTTGTACTAAGACAAGAGCTATGGTTAGAGGAGGAGGAAGAAAGCCATTTAAACAAAAAGGTACTGGTAGAGCTAGACAAGGTACAATAAGAGCTCCACATATGGTAGGTGGAGGAGTTGTTTTTGGACCAACACCTAGAAGTTATGAGAAAAAAGTTAACAAAAAAGTTAGAGTTTTAGCTCTTAAATCAGCACTTTCTGTAAAATGTGCAAATGGAGACATCGTTGTATTAGATGGTGTTGTAGAAACTCCAAAAACTAAAACAATAGTTGCTTTAACAAAAGAATTAAATGCAACAACAAAACAAATGTTTGTAGTAAATGATTTAACTACAGCTAATGATTATAATTTATTCTTAGCTGCTAGAAACTTAGAAAATGCAGTTGTTTTTCAACCAAGTGAATTAGGAATTTATTGGTTATTAAAACAAAATAAAGTAATTATTACAAAAGAAGCATTAGCTACAATTGAGGAGGTGCTTGGATAG
- the rpsH gene encoding 30S ribosomal protein S8, with protein sequence MFLTDPIADMLTRIRNANAVMHEKVDVPYSNLKLTLAKILKDEGYIANYKVITDENIKNIRIYLKYEGKERVIKGLKRISKPGRRVYAQVDELPRVLSGLGIAIVSTSKGIVTDRVARKENVGGEILAFVW encoded by the coding sequence ATGTTTTTAACAGATCCAATCGCAGATATGTTAACAAGAATCAGAAACGCTAACGCAGTTATGCATGAGAAAGTTGATGTTCCATATTCTAACTTAAAACTTACATTAGCTAAGATTTTAAAAGATGAAGGATATATAGCTAACTATAAAGTAATAACTGATGAAAATATAAAAAATATAAGAATATATTTAAAATACGAAGGAAAAGAAAGAGTAATTAAGGGATTAAAAAGAATTTCTAAACCAGGTAGAAGAGTTTATGCTCAAGTTGATGAGTTACCAAGAGTTCTTTCAGGTTTAGGAATAGCAATTGTATCTACTTCAAAAGGAATTGTTACAGATAGAGTAGCAAGAAAAGAGAATGTAGGTGGAGAAATCCTTGCATTCGTATGGTAA
- the rpmC gene encoding 50S ribosomal protein L29, whose product MKAKDIREMSTEDLVVKCKELKEELFNLKFQLSLGQLTNTARIREVRREIARMNTILNER is encoded by the coding sequence ATGAAAGCTAAGGATATAAGAGAAATGTCTACTGAAGACTTAGTGGTTAAGTGTAAAGAACTTAAAGAAGAATTATTCAATCTAAAATTTCAACTTTCATTAGGACAATTAACTAACACTGCTAGAATCAGAGAAGTTAGAAGAGAAATTGCTAGAATGAATACAATATTAAATGAAAGATAA
- the rplE gene encoding 50S ribosomal protein L5 — protein sequence MSKYISRYHKLFDEVIKENLMKELDLKNVMECPTLEKIIVNMGVGEATQNAKLMEAAMNDLAIITGQKPVERRAKKSEAGFKLRENQAIGAKVTLRKERMYDFLDRLINVVLPRVRDFEGVPTNSFDGRGNYSLGLRDQLVFPEIEFDKVEKLQGMSITIVSSAKTDEEGRALLKAFGMPFKK from the coding sequence GTGTCTAAATATATTTCTAGATATCATAAATTATTTGATGAAGTAATCAAAGAAAATTTAATGAAAGAGTTAGACTTAAAGAATGTAATGGAATGTCCAACTCTAGAAAAAATAATAGTAAATATGGGAGTTGGAGAAGCAACTCAAAATGCTAAATTAATGGAAGCAGCAATGAATGATTTAGCAATAATAACTGGACAAAAACCAGTAGAAAGAAGAGCTAAAAAATCAGAAGCTGGATTTAAATTAAGAGAAAATCAAGCAATCGGTGCAAAAGTTACTTTAAGAAAGGAAAGAATGTATGATTTCCTTGATAGATTAATAAATGTTGTACTTCCAAGAGTTAGAGACTTTGAAGGAGTTCCAACAAATTCATTTGATGGAAGAGGAAACTATTCTTTAGGATTAAGAGATCAATTAGTTTTCCCTGAAATAGAATTTGATAAAGTTGAGAAATTACAAGGTATGTCTATCACAATAGTATCTTCTGCTAAAACTGATGAAGAAGGAAGAGCTTTACTTAAGGCTTTCGGAATGCCTTTTAAAAAGTAA
- the rplX gene encoding 50S ribosomal protein L24 — protein MAKPKVKFVPASLHVKTGDTVYVISGKDKGKTGKVLKVFPKKGKVVVEGVNVVTKNLKPSQVNPQGGVVTKPAPMFSSKVMLFDAKAGKPTRVGYKVVDGKKVRYSKVSGEVL, from the coding sequence GTGGCTAAACCTAAAGTAAAATTTGTTCCAGCATCATTACATGTAAAAACTGGAGATACAGTTTATGTAATATCTGGTAAAGATAAAGGAAAAACAGGAAAAGTATTAAAAGTATTCCCTAAAAAAGGAAAAGTAGTAGTTGAGGGAGTAAACGTAGTAACTAAGAACTTAAAACCATCTCAAGTGAACCCACAAGGTGGAGTTGTTACTAAACCAGCTCCAATGTTTTCATCAAAAGTAATGTTATTTGATGCAAAAGCAGGAAAACCAACAAGAGTTGGATATAAAGTTGTAGATGGAAAAAAAGTTAGATACTCAAAAGTGTCTGGTGAAGTTCTATAA
- the rpsC gene encoding 30S ribosomal protein S3 — protein MGQKVDPRGLRLGITRTWDSNWYADKKEYVKYFHEDVKIREFVKKNYFHAGISKVNIERTSPSQVVVIIHAAKAGIVIGRKGAEIEELRVKLEALTGKKVLVKVLEVKNFNRDAVLVAENIAGSIEKRVAYKRAANQAIMRAMKSGAKGIKVMISGRLNGAEIARAEWMVEGKVPLHTLRADIDYATATAHTTYGALGIKVWIFNGEVLPTKKEGGEA, from the coding sequence GTGGGACAAAAAGTAGACCCTAGAGGATTAAGACTTGGAATAACAAGAACTTGGGACTCTAACTGGTATGCAGATAAAAAGGAATATGTAAAATATTTCCATGAAGATGTAAAAATCAGAGAGTTCGTAAAGAAAAATTATTTCCATGCTGGGATATCAAAAGTTAATATAGAAAGAACATCACCTTCACAAGTAGTTGTAATAATTCATGCAGCTAAAGCTGGAATTGTTATTGGTAGAAAAGGTGCTGAAATAGAAGAATTAAGAGTAAAATTAGAAGCTTTAACTGGAAAAAAAGTATTAGTTAAAGTATTAGAAGTTAAAAACTTTAATAGAGATGCTGTATTAGTAGCAGAAAATATAGCTGGATCAATTGAAAAAAGGGTAGCATATAAAAGAGCTGCTAATCAGGCTATAATGAGAGCTATGAAATCAGGAGCAAAAGGAATTAAAGTTATGATTTCAGGAAGATTAAATGGAGCAGAAATAGCAAGAGCTGAATGGATGGTAGAAGGAAAAGTTCCTTTACATACATTAAGAGCTGATATAGATTATGCTACTGCAACAGCTCATACAACATATGGAGCATTAGGAATAAAAGTATGGATATTTAACGGAGAAGTACTTCCAACTAAGAAAGAAGGAGGGGAAGCGTAA
- the rplR gene encoding 50S ribosomal protein L18 has translation MFKKVDRQAVRERKHLSIRNKISGTAERPRLSIYRSNTNMFAQLVDDVNGVTLVSASTIDKELKGTLANGGNVEAAKAVGKLLAERAVAKNIKDVVFDRSGYIYTGRVSALAEAARENGLNF, from the coding sequence TTGTTTAAGAAAGTAGATAGACAAGCTGTTAGAGAAAGAAAACACTTATCAATTAGAAATAAAATTTCTGGTACAGCAGAAAGACCAAGACTTTCTATATATAGATCAAACACTAATATGTTTGCACAATTAGTAGATGATGTTAATGGAGTAACTTTAGTTTCTGCATCAACTATAGATAAAGAACTAAAAGGAACTTTAGCAAACGGTGGAAACGTAGAAGCAGCTAAAGCAGTTGGAAAATTATTAGCTGAAAGAGCTGTAGCAAAAAATATAAAAGATGTAGTATTCGATAGATCAGGATACATTTATACAGGAAGAGTATCTGCTCTTGCAGAAGCAGCAAGAGAAAATGGATTAAACTTCTAA
- the rplV gene encoding 50S ribosomal protein L22 encodes MEVKASTRFVRMSPRKARLVADLVRGKSALEALDILEFTNKKAARIIKKTLASAIANATHNAKLDDEKLVISTIMINDGPALKRMSPRAMGRADIIRKPTAHVIVGVSEK; translated from the coding sequence GTGGAAGTAAAAGCAAGTACTAGATTCGTGAGAATGTCTCCAAGAAAAGCTAGATTAGTAGCTGACTTAGTGAGAGGAAAATCAGCTCTAGAAGCACTAGATATATTAGAATTTACAAATAAAAAAGCAGCTAGAATTATAAAGAAAACTTTAGCATCAGCAATAGCTAATGCTACACATAATGCAAAACTAGATGATGAAAAATTAGTTATATCTACAATAATGATCAATGATGGACCAGCTCTTAAGAGAATGAGTCCTAGAGCAATGGGAAGAGCAGATATAATAAGAAAACCAACAGCTCATGTTATCGTTGGAGTATCTGAGAAGTAG
- a CDS encoding RnfABCDGE type electron transport complex subunit B, whose amino-acid sequence MNNEILMAVVILGITGLAMGLFLAFASKKFEVKVDERVEKISACLPGANCGGCGFPGCGGYADAIVNKGAKLNMCAPGGPAVAEKIGEIMGVKVEASTGDKIVAKVLCQGNYDNVSIKYNFRGDIKTCAAANIYAGGEKSCQYACLGLGDCVKVCPVNAIKVVNGVATIDPKICVSCGACKNVCPKNVIAMLPEKNIVTVTCSSKDKGIDAKKNCKVACIGCGMCAKACPKEAIIVENNLAKIDPSKCVNCGLCELKCPTLAILNLRHPNGHGVRKPNPAPVTPKPEIKEEVK is encoded by the coding sequence ATGAATAATGAAATTTTAATGGCCGTAGTAATCTTAGGAATAACAGGATTAGCTATGGGATTATTTTTAGCTTTTGCCTCTAAAAAATTTGAGGTTAAAGTAGATGAAAGAGTTGAAAAAATATCTGCATGTTTACCAGGAGCAAATTGTGGAGGATGTGGATTCCCAGGATGTGGAGGATATGCAGATGCTATTGTAAATAAGGGAGCTAAACTTAATATGTGTGCACCTGGAGGACCTGCAGTAGCAGAAAAAATAGGTGAAATAATGGGTGTTAAGGTAGAAGCTTCAACAGGAGATAAAATAGTAGCAAAAGTGCTTTGTCAAGGAAATTATGATAATGTTTCTATAAAATATAACTTTAGAGGAGACATAAAAACATGTGCTGCAGCTAATATATATGCTGGTGGAGAAAAATCATGTCAATATGCATGTTTAGGATTAGGAGATTGTGTTAAAGTATGTCCAGTTAATGCTATTAAAGTAGTAAATGGAGTGGCTACAATAGATCCTAAAATATGTGTTTCATGTGGAGCTTGTAAAAATGTATGTCCTAAAAATGTTATAGCAATGCTACCAGAAAAAAATATAGTAACAGTAACATGTTCTTCAAAAGATAAAGGAATAGATGCTAAGAAAAATTGTAAAGTTGCTTGTATAGGATGTGGAATGTGTGCTAAAGCTTGTCCAAAAGAAGCTATTATAGTAGAAAATAATTTAGCAAAAATTGACCCTTCAAAATGTGTAAATTGTGGTTTATGTGAGCTAAAATGTCCTACTTTGGCAATACTTAACTTAAGACATCCTAATGGACATGGGGTTAGAAAACCAAATCCAGCTCCAGTAACACCTAAACCAGAAATAAAAGAAGAAGTTAAATAA
- the rplC gene encoding 50S ribosomal protein L3, whose amino-acid sequence MSGILGKKIGMTQIFEDGKFVPVTVVEAGPNFVLQKKTVENDGYTALQLGFDEKKEKNSTKPMMGIFNKVGVKPLRFVKEVKVDTVEGYELGQEIKVDVLNGVEYVDITGTSKGKGTSGVMKRHGFGGNRASHGVSRNHRLGGSIGQSSWPGKVLRGLRMAGQHGNATVTVQNLKVVKLDVENNVILIKGAVPGAKNGYLVVRPAIKK is encoded by the coding sequence ATGTCAGGAATTTTAGGAAAAAAAATCGGAATGACTCAAATCTTTGAAGATGGTAAGTTCGTTCCAGTAACAGTTGTAGAAGCTGGACCAAACTTTGTTCTACAAAAGAAAACAGTTGAAAATGACGGATATACAGCATTACAACTTGGTTTCGATGAGAAGAAAGAAAAGAATTCTACTAAACCTATGATGGGAATCTTCAATAAAGTTGGAGTAAAACCATTAAGATTCGTAAAAGAGGTTAAAGTTGATACTGTTGAAGGTTACGAATTAGGACAAGAAATTAAAGTAGATGTTTTAAATGGTGTTGAATATGTAGATATCACTGGAACATCAAAAGGAAAAGGAACTTCAGGTGTTATGAAGAGACATGGTTTTGGTGGAAACAGAGCATCTCACGGGGTTTCAAGAAACCATAGACTAGGAGGGTCAATAGGACAATCATCTTGGCCTGGAAAAGTTCTTAGAGGATTAAGAATGGCTGGACAACATGGAAATGCTACAGTTACAGTTCAAAATTTAAAAGTTGTTAAATTAGATGTAGAAAATAATGTAATCTTAATAAAAGGTGCTGTACCAGGTGCTAAAAACGGTTACCTTGTAGTAAGACCAGCTATAAAGAAATAA
- the rpsQ gene encoding 30S ribosomal protein S17, which yields MRNDRKVREGVVVSDKMDKTIVVAIATMVLHPIYKKRVKKTTKFKAHDENNVAQVGDRVRIMETRPLSRDKRWRLVEVLERAK from the coding sequence TTGAGAAACGATAGAAAAGTAAGAGAAGGTGTAGTTGTTTCTGATAAAATGGATAAAACAATAGTTGTTGCAATAGCTACAATGGTTTTACATCCAATTTATAAAAAAAGAGTTAAGAAAACAACTAAGTTTAAAGCCCACGATGAGAATAATGTAGCTCAAGTTGGTGATAGAGTAAGAATAATGGAAACTAGACCATTATCAAGAGATAAAAGATGGAGATTAGTTGAAGTTTTAGAAAGAGCAAAATAA
- the rplB gene encoding 50S ribosomal protein L2, whose translation MAIKKMKPTSDGVRHMSRLVVPELSKARPEKSLTVPLKSAYGIDNFGHRTNVNRQKGHKRLYRIIDFKRNKLDVPATVKSIEYDPNRTANIALLYYADGAKAYILAPKGLKVGDIVMNGSNAEIKPGNALKLKDMPVGAQIHNIELQVGKGGQLVRSAGTAARLVAKEGTYCHVELPSGELRLIHGECTATIGEVGNAEHNLVSIGKAGRNRLMGRRPHVRGSAMNPCDHPHGGGEGKATVGRKSPLTPWGKPALGVKTRGRKVSDKFIVRRRNDK comes from the coding sequence ATGGCTATTAAAAAGATGAAACCAACAAGTGATGGAGTTAGACACATGTCTAGACTTGTTGTGCCTGAATTAAGTAAAGCAAGACCTGAAAAGTCTTTAACTGTGCCTTTAAAATCTGCATATGGAATAGATAACTTTGGACACAGAACAAATGTTAATAGACAAAAAGGTCATAAAAGATTATATAGAATAATTGATTTTAAAAGAAATAAATTAGATGTTCCTGCAACTGTTAAATCAATAGAATATGATCCAAACAGAACAGCAAATATAGCATTATTATATTATGCAGATGGAGCTAAAGCATATATATTAGCACCTAAAGGTTTAAAAGTAGGAGACATTGTAATGAACGGATCAAATGCTGAAATAAAACCTGGAAATGCATTAAAATTAAAAGATATGCCAGTTGGAGCACAAATTCATAATATTGAATTACAAGTAGGAAAAGGTGGACAATTAGTAAGATCTGCTGGAACAGCTGCAAGACTTGTTGCTAAAGAAGGAACTTATTGTCACGTTGAGTTACCATCAGGAGAACTTAGATTAATACATGGAGAATGTACAGCTACTATTGGAGAAGTAGGAAATGCTGAACATAACCTAGTTTCAATCGGAAAAGCAGGAAGAAATAGACTTATGGGAAGAAGACCTCATGTTAGAGGATCTGCAATGAACCCTTGTGACCACCCTCATGGAGGAGGAGAAGGAAAAGCTACTGTAGGTAGAAAATCACCATTAACTCCTTGGGGTAAACCAGCTCTTGGTGTTAAAACAAGAGGAAGAAAAGTATCTGATAAGTTTATCGTAAGAAGAAGAAACGATAAGTAA
- the rpmD gene encoding 50S ribosomal protein L30, translating to MAKVRIRLAKSIIGRKPNHIATVKSLGLKKMNSVVEHELTPEIKGKIELVSYLLDVEEVQ from the coding sequence ATGGCAAAGGTTAGAATAAGACTTGCAAAAAGTATAATAGGAAGAAAGCCTAACCATATAGCAACTGTAAAGTCGCTAGGGCTTAAGAAAATGAATAGTGTAGTAGAACACGAACTTACTCCTGAAATTAAGGGTAAAATAGAATTAGTTTCTTACTTATTAGATGTAGAGGAGGTGCAATAA
- the rplN gene encoding 50S ribosomal protein L14, with amino-acid sequence MVQQQTILNVADNSGAKKIMVIRVLGGTKKRFGKIGDIVVASVKEAIPGGNVKKGDVVKAVIVRTRKELRREDGSYIKFDDNAGVIINNNNEPKATRIFGPVARELRAKNFMKIVSLAPEVI; translated from the coding sequence ATGGTACAACAACAAACTATCCTTAATGTTGCAGACAACTCAGGTGCTAAAAAGATAATGGTTATCAGAGTACTTGGTGGAACTAAAAAAAGATTTGGAAAAATCGGAGACATAGTTGTAGCATCAGTAAAGGAAGCAATACCTGGTGGTAACGTTAAAAAAGGTGACGTAGTTAAAGCTGTCATTGTTAGAACAAGAAAAGAATTAAGAAGAGAAGATGGATCATATATAAAATTTGATGATAACGCAGGTGTTATAATCAACAATAATAATGAACCTAAAGCAACAAGAATTTTTGGACCTGTTGCAAGAGAATTAAGAGCTAAAAACTTTATGAAAATAGTATCTCTTGCTCCAGAAGTAATATAG
- the rpsE gene encoding 30S ribosomal protein S5, protein MSKLIENREEKEFEEKLLKISRVSKTTKGGRTISFSVLAAVGNKEGKIGIGLGKANGVPDAIRKAVAAAKKNMIDVSLKGRTIPHEIEGKWGATTVWMSPAYEGTGVISGSSCREILELVGVHNILTKIKGSKNKHNVARATIEGLRLLRTAEEVAALRGKTVKEILS, encoded by the coding sequence TTGTCTAAGTTAATTGAAAATAGAGAAGAAAAAGAATTTGAAGAAAAACTATTAAAAATTTCTAGAGTTTCTAAGACAACTAAAGGAGGAAGAACTATATCTTTCTCAGTTTTAGCTGCTGTAGGAAATAAAGAAGGAAAAATAGGAATTGGATTAGGAAAAGCAAATGGTGTACCAGATGCTATAAGAAAGGCTGTAGCTGCTGCTAAGAAAAACATGATTGATGTTTCTCTTAAAGGTAGAACTATACCTCATGAAATAGAAGGAAAATGGGGAGCAACTACTGTATGGATGTCACCTGCATACGAAGGAACTGGAGTTATTTCTGGATCTTCATGCAGAGAAATCCTTGAATTAGTAGGAGTTCATAACATATTAACAAAAATTAAAGGTTCTAAAAATAAACACAATGTTGCTAGAGCAACAATAGAAGGTTTAAGATTATTAAGAACTGCTGAAGAAGTAGCTGCTTTAAGAGGAAAAACTGTTAAGGAAATCTTAAGCTAG
- the rpsS gene encoding 30S ribosomal protein S19: MARSLRKGPFCDHHLMKKVEDAKANNNLKAVIKTWSRRSTIFPNFIGLTFGVYNGKKHIPVYVTEQMVGHKLGEFAPTRTYHGHTKGK; this comes from the coding sequence ATGGCAAGATCACTTAGAAAAGGACCTTTTTGTGATCATCATCTAATGAAAAAGGTTGAAGATGCTAAGGCAAACAATAACTTAAAAGCAGTTATAAAAACTTGGTCAAGAAGATCAACAATATTCCCTAACTTCATAGGATTAACTTTTGGAGTTTATAATGGAAAAAAACATATACCAGTATATGTAACTGAACAAATGGTTGGACATAAATTAGGAGAATTTGCACCTACAAGAACTTATCATGGACATACAAAAGGTAAATAA
- the rplF gene encoding 50S ribosomal protein L6, whose amino-acid sequence MSRIGKKPIVVPAGVTVTVDGNVATVKGPKGTLTKEFNKNITIKVEGNHIIVERPNDEIEMRALHGTTRALLHNMVVGVSEGFKKVLNLVGVGYRAAVQGKGLELSLGYSHPVKIDPVDNITFTVEKNTTIIVEGIEKDLVGQIAANIRSKRAPEPYKGKGVKYADEVIRRKEGKKS is encoded by the coding sequence ATGTCAAGAATAGGTAAAAAACCTATAGTGGTACCTGCTGGGGTTACAGTTACAGTAGATGGAAATGTTGCTACTGTAAAAGGACCTAAAGGTACTTTAACAAAAGAATTTAATAAAAATATAACTATAAAAGTAGAAGGAAATCACATCATTGTTGAAAGACCAAATGATGAAATAGAAATGAGAGCTTTACATGGAACAACTAGAGCATTACTTCACAACATGGTTGTTGGAGTAAGTGAAGGATTTAAAAAAGTTTTAAATCTAGTAGGGGTTGGATATAGAGCAGCAGTTCAAGGAAAAGGATTAGAATTATCTTTAGGATATTCACATCCTGTAAAAATTGATCCAGTAGATAATATCACTTTTACAGTTGAAAAAAATACAACTATAATAGTTGAAGGAATAGAGAAAGATTTAGTTGGACAAATAGCAGCTAACATCAGATCTAAGAGAGCTCCAGAGCCTTATAAAGGAAAAGGAGTTAAATATGCTGATGAGGTAATCAGAAGAAAAGAAGGTAAAAAATCATAG